The following are from one region of the Erwinia billingiae Eb661 genome:
- a CDS encoding GpE family phage tail protein — translation MGVERDSSGRSLIRCPAVDTDELIADIAVIFHWQPSTYDTMPVDEFLTWHKRALARNGQEE, via the coding sequence ATCGGCGTTGAACGAGACAGCAGCGGCAGAAGCTTAATCCGCTGTCCGGCGGTTGATACTGACGAACTGATCGCCGATATCGCCGTTATTTTCCACTGGCAGCCGTCAACCTACGACACGATGCCAGTGGATGAATTTCTTACCTGGCATAAGCGTGCGTTGGCCCGTAATGGACAGGAAGAATGA